The following DNA comes from Anaerostipes rhamnosivorans.
AGTTCATACCGTCTGTAACCAAAAGTGTCAAGCAGTTCCCCGGTTCTCTCATACATGGCTGCATCCTCATCCTCTGAGGGCAGAAGATCCCCGATCCCTTTCTCTTCATAAAAGGGGGTTCCCTCTTCTATGATCAGGCTGTAGACAGATATATGTTCTGGGTTCAGCTTTGCGGTCTTTGTAAGGGTCTGTTCCATGGTTTCCATCGTCTGAAGAGGAAGCGCACTCATGAGATCCACATTGATATTCTCAAATCCGCATTCTCTTGCCATATGAAATCCTGAGACAAAGTCCTCGAAGCTGTGTATCCTTCCCAAGATCTTTAACTCTTCTTTTCTTGCACTCTGGAGTCCGAAACTGATCCGGTTGATGCCAGAACTTTGGTATGTCTTAAGCTTTTCTTTTGTGACCGTGCCAGGGTTGGCCTCTATGCTGCATTCCATGTCCCTGGTACAGGAAAAAGAACCTCTGACGGTATCCATCAAAGATTCTATCTGTTTTGCCGGGACCAGGGAGGGGGTTCCCCCTCCAATAAATACCGTGCTCACCGTCCGGTCCGGATAACGATCTCCCCAGTAACGGATTTCCTCTTTTAGTTTGTCCATATATCGTTTGATCTGTCCATCTCCAGCAGGAAACGAACAAAAGTCACAATAATTGCATTTTCTTTTGCAGAACGGAATATGGAGATACAGTTCTATTTCTCTAGTCTTCATCTAACTTCAGCACGCTCATAAACGCTTCCTGAGGGATTTCAACATTTCCCACCTGTCGCATCCGCTTCTTTCCCTGTTTTTGTTTTTCGAGAAGCTTTCGTTTTCTGGAAATATCACCGCCGTAGCACTTGGCCAGGACATCCTTCCTCATGGCTTTAACTGTCTCTCTAGAAATGATCTTACTTCCCACTGCCGCCTGGATCGGGATCTCAAATAAATGCCTCGGTATTTCCTCTTTTAATTTTGAACACATCTTTCTTCCGCGCTCATAGGCTGTCTCAGCGTGGACGATAAAGGACAGCGCGTCCACCTCTTCTTTGTTGATCAGGATATCCAGTTTTACAAGCTCTGACTGCTGGTATCCCTTCATCTCATAATCCAATGATGCGTATCCCCTGGAACGTGATTTCAGAGCGTCAAAAAAGTCATAGATGATCTCATTGAGCGGCAGCTCATACCTTAAGACAGCTCGTCCTTCCTCGATATACTCCATTCCGATATACACGCCTCTGCGCTCCTGGCAGAGTCCCATAATAGCTCCCACATAGTCAGATGTCACCATGATCTCCGCAGATACGATGGGTTCTTCCATATAATCGATCTGGGACGGGTCCGGAAGGTTGGACGGGTTTGTCAGCTCAATCATCGTTCCGTCCGTCTTGTACACCCTGTAGACAACACCCGGCGCAGTGGTCACCAGATCCAGATTGTATTCTCTCTCCAGGCGCTCCTGGATGATCTCCAGATGCAGAAGGCCTAAAAATCCGCACCTAAACCCAAATCCGAGAGCCACCGATGTCTCAGGCTCAAACTGCAGGGATGCGTCGTTTAGCTGCAGTTTTTCCAGGGCATCCCTGAGATCCGGGTACTTGGCTCCGTCTGTGGGATAGAGTCCACAGAACACCATAGGGTTTACCTTTTTATATCCCGGAAGCGGCTCAGCACAAGGGTTGTCCGCATCTGTGATCGTATCTCCCACTGTTGTATCATGGACATTCTTTAAACTGGCTGTCACATATCCTACCATGCCGGCGCTCAGCTCTTCTGCCGGAATGTACTGACCCGCACCGAAAATCCCTACTTCTACCACCTCTGCCACTGCGCCCGATGCCATCATCTTCATCTTTGTTCCCGGCCGGATGGTTCCCTCTTTGATCCTTGCAAATATAATGACACCCTTGTAGGCATCATAGATGCTGTCGAAGATCAGGCCCTGTAGAGGTCCCTCAGGGTCCCCGGACGGCGCTGGGATCTTAGCTGCGATCTGCTCCAGCACATCTTCTATGTTGATGCCGTTTTTAGCTGAGATCAGAGGTGCATCCTCAGCCTCGATTCCAATCACATCTTCGATCTCAGTCTTCACTCTCTCCGGCTCTGCACTTGGAAGGTCGATCTTATTGATGACCGGCATGATCTCCAGATCATGATCCAGAGCCAGATAAACATTGGCCAGAGTCTGTGCCTCAATGCCCTGTGCGGCATCCACCACAAGGACAGCCCCCTCGCAGGCCGCCAGGCTTCTGGAAACCTCATAGTTAAAGTCCACATGTCCCGGTGTATCTATCAGGTTAAAAATATACTCTTCTCCGTCTTTCGCCTTATAGACGATGCGGACAGCCTGTGATTTGATGGTGATCCCCCGCTCCCGCTCCAGGTCCATATTGTCAAGCACCTGTTCCTGCATCTCCCGGTCCGTGAGGGTTCCTGTTTTTTGAATGATCCGGTCCGCCAGCGTGGACTTTCCGTGATCTATATGCGCAATAATACAAAAATTGCGGATTTTACTCTGATCGACTGCCATAGATTCCTCCTGTTACAAATAAAGATATTCGATTCAGTATAGCAAAAAAAAGGCTGAAAGTCCATTTCAACCTTTTTCTTTCCTAAAACGTTTCCAGATAGATGGTTTTTGAATGCTTTGTAGCAAAATCGTTGTATCTCCAGTTGATCCTGACAAAGTTTTCTCTGACGCCGGAGCATTGATTCTGCTTCAGGCACTGGTAGCTGTAATCTGAGAACTTATTGTATATAGTCTTATATCCGCTTCCCGGCCCTTTGTTCTTCCAGGCCATAAACTGGATGGCACGGTCAAAATTCACCAGTTTATTGTCCTTGATGACCGGATAGTAAACGCCTGATCCCAGGATCGCACGGTAATTTCCTTTTTTTGTTCCAGAGATGACATTGCCGGTGATCTTTGCCGACTTCCAGTTCATCATGCGGATGGCATCCTTCTTCATGCCCTTCATAGTACAGTTGCTGATGGTGATATTGGTGTGGTATTTGCCGCCGCTGTACTTATGGGTGCCGATGGACCTTCCCATATTGCTGAAATAACACCGGTCGATGGTCACGTTCATGTTCGGTGTCTTATCGTACTTGCTCCACGGCTGTGACCATCCCTTAGTGGCTTTATCCGGCGTATCCAGATTGATCGCTTCCTTGACCATGTCTCCTTTGGCGTTGGAAAAACTGCAGTTGGTCACCGAAGAATTCTGGTTGGCATCCATCTCAATAAAGTGTCCGTTTTTCATATTACGGAACTTAATGTTATTGATCTTGATGTTCTTATTATGTCCGGCTATGATTGCAATGCCTTTATTAAAATACTTCAGGTCAATGGTCACATTGCCCTGCCCTTCAAACGTAACATTCTTGGTTCCGTTATATTTGCCGTATACCTTCTTTTTCTTGCTCTTGCTGGGCTTTACCAGCTGGAAGATGGAGGTAGACGGTTTCAGGCTTCTTGCCCCGGTCTTGGAACCTTTCTTGATCACTACGCCGTCCTGGAAGATGATCTTTACATTGGACGGCACAAACACTGCGTTAGTGTATGTATAGGTACCCTTCTTGAAAATGATTGTTCCGCCCTTGCTCTTCTCAAGCGATTCCAGCCGGTCTCTCAACGTGTAATAGTTCTTTGTATACTTCGTATACTTGTTGGACTTGAGATAATTTTTCTTTTTTGGCTTTGACTTTGGCGTGATGGTGTAAGTTTTTCCTTTTGCTTCTACCTGCTTTACCTGCTGTACTGATTCCGGCAGCCCGGGAGCTGCCAGGAGGCCGGTGACAAGTGCTGCCCCTGTAATAAATTGTATCCATTTCTTATTCATATGTATCTCCCTTAATCTTACTGTTTTGTCTGTTTTATTATAGCACATTCTCTATGGAAACAATACATCATTTAGAATTTCTGCCAGCGGTTTCATTGCATTCTTTGCCTGCTTCACCGTGTTATTCTGGGCTCCCAGCTCGATCAGAAGACTCCTGCCTCTGTAGTGCAGATTGTACCGGTATCCTTTGATGTAAATCTTTCTTGTAAGTCCGGGATATTTCTTCATCGCCTCCGCCTGGAGCTGCAGACTGAATGCCAGGTTTGTTTTTTTATTTGGATTTTTCAGGTATTTGATATCTCCGTTTTTGGCAGTACGGCTGATACCATTAAAGAACATAAACTGGGCCATCTCCACCCCGTTTTGTTTTGTCACAAGCTTTGTGCTTTCTTTCACACCGTCCCGGTGCAGATCGATCACCACCTGGATGCTCGGATACTTCTTCAGATATTTTTCTACGGCTGCGGCCGCATAATAATATGCTTTGGACCGGTCTTCTTTTCCGTTCTTTACATCATAAATTCCCCTGTCGTGGATCACCTTGATCCCATACTGCTCTTCCAGGAGTTTTGTAAGAACATCTCCGGCTCCGATGACAGTGTCTGACTTTTCTCCTTTCCTGCTGTCCTTGTACGCTTCGCTGCCGTGAGTATGAAAAATCAAGATCTGCGGTTCCTTGGATTTTTTCAGGGAAAGGTCCTTATTTAAAAGAACCTTTCCGTTGATCTCACTGTTGGTAACCATGGTAGTGCTGTCTACCTGGTAAATATATTTTCTTAAATAATTGGGATTGTTCCATTTCTTGCTGTTAAACACCGTCTTCTTGACCGGCACCTCTTCCACATGGACTCCGCTCTGCTCGTTTCCCTCCAGGTCGTAGAACTGATTGGTCACCAGATCGGAACTTTTGACCTGGGAATAATTTTCACTGAAACAGATGGACGGGACAATGTCATTCCTGTAGGTCGTTATGATCTTATTGAGCACCGACCCGTAAATCGGCTGTCCGCCGCTGTGGTAGGACGGGACCAGTTCATTCACCGCTTTTAGATAATAGTTCTGGACCGCAGTGGACACCATGTCCGGATGCCCAGAAAAATAGCGGATTCCCATGATGATGAAGACAGCAAACAAAACACATCCTGCTGCTCTTTTCTTTTTCCCCATATCATCATTTTATTCAGCTTTTATATGATTATGCAGTAAATGATTAATTCCCTCGGAAATCGTATAGCTGATGCGCTTGATAGATTCATCAATGTTTTTTGGTGTCACATGCATGGATGCAAAGTCTTCATCCAGCATCTCCAGGATATCCCCATTGTCTGTTTCATTTCCCACAATATCACTGATGATAGCAGGCACTGAAATGACCGTCGGAACTCCAATGGCAAGGACTGGGATCCCCACTGTTTTCTCTGTGATCTCATTTCGGTGATTGCCCACTCCAGACCCAGGCGCGATACCGGTATCACTGATCTGGATGGTTTTATTAAGCCTGGATGAACTCCTGGCCGCCAGGGCGTCCACAACGATCAAAAGATCCGGTTTGATCTTTTCTGCCAGCGCTTCCAGTACTTCCGACGTCTCAATGCCTGTCTGTGCCATCACTCCAGGGGCAATGGCGCTCAATTCTATGGCATCCTTTAAATACCCCTCTCTTTTCAGATGGCGGGTGATCCAGAGATTACCCACCACCTTTGGGCCCAGAGAATCCGCTGTCACATCAGAATTGCCAAGTCCCGCCACAAACACCTTTGCATTTCTTGGGATCATCTCTTTTAAATTCAGGTACAGTGCCTCGCTCATCTCTTTGTGGTAGCTTCCGTCGTTGGCTGACAGATCCTTCGTCTCTATGGTAATATACTGGCCCATAGGCTTTCCGAGCACTTGTTCGCCTTCTTTATCTTTTATGGTAATCCTTGTCTCCCTGATATGATTGGAAGCATCAATCCTAGTCTTCATGGAGACACCTTTTAATTTGGACTCTTCCTCTGCTTCTTCCTTCAATTCTAACGCTAAATCTGTTCTGTTCTGCATCCTATTCTCCTTTCTTCCTGTCCTTAGTATGAAAAGAAACCAAAAAAATATGTAAAAACAGGTAACTTTGCATTGACAGAACGGATAGATTTCTATAAAATAGAGAAGTATGTTTATAGAAGCTATACCGTGTCTCGCTTCGATATAAACACCGAACGAAAAGATAAGTACAATTATTATATGGAGGTGCCCACATTGGCAAATATTAAATCTGCAAAGAAGAGAATTCTTGTAATCAACACAAAAACAGAAAGAAACAAAGCGATCAAAACGAAAGTGAAAACATATATTAAAAAAGTAGAAGCAGCTGTCGCAGCAGGAGATAAAACTGCAGCAAATGAATCTTTAACAGCATGCATCTCAGAGATCAATAAAGCAGCATCCAAAGGAATCTACCACAAGAACACTGCTGCAAGAAAAATCTCCCGTTTAACAAAAGCTGTCAACAACGTAGCTTAATTTAAAAATACCGCAAAAAAAGAGCCAACCGTCAGCTCTTTTTTTATTGCTTAATATGATCCTAAAACATCACAGCAAAGACTAAGATAACTCCCCACAGAACCAGAAGGATGCCAATCACTCTGCAGATCAAAGAACAAGTTTTGATAGGCGTGGTAAAAAACGTCTCAAAGGAAAGCATGGGATAAGGAAAGATCAAAAATGCAGTACCTGCAAGGATTTGTCCCAGATATGCGCCGAGCATTCCCAGTCCACCCTTTCCAAACAAGGCGCTGGCCAAAAACCCCAGTCCTCCGGCAAAGATCATCAGAAACATCGGAAGTTTATATTTTTTATCCTGCCGGACGTAACGTTCCATCCTGATTTTACAATCCTGTCCACATACATCAAACTCTCTTGTATGTGCTTTTGCTTTCATCGGATCCCCCGGTAATCTTTTCCCGCAGTAAATGCACTTTTCCATGCCTGGCACCCCCTTCTTATTTTGTACGGTAAGTCTTAAATGCATGCAGTACAGCACCAATTTGTTCATCTGTCAGCAATACTGGACTTCCCAGCGCTTTTGCCCCACAATATAGTCCGGCAACGAATTCGATCTGCTGTGCAGTATCAAACGCATAAGAAATGGTTTCCCCGACAGACAGCAGTCCGTGGTTGCCAAGGAGACATGCGTTACCTTCTCCCATAGTCTTTAGAGCCGATTCTGCCAAGTCCCATGTCCCGAACTGCACATATTCAGAACACGGCACCTCTTTTCCGGCATAGGCAGTCTCATAGTGCAGAGGTGGAATGCTCCAGTTCAGACAGGAAAGCACTGCGGCGTAATGTGAATGAGTATGTACCACTGCCCTCACATCCGTTCTGTTCAGGTAAAAAATCCGGTGCATATCCAGTTCACTGGAAGGTTTTCTTTTTCCATCAGCCACCGTGCCGTCCAAAGACAATACGACCACATCTTCCGGCATAGTTCTTTCATAGTCCAGGCCGCTTGGGCTGATAGCCATGAGATGCTCTTCTTCATTATATATGCTGATGTTTCCAAAGGTACCTTCAACTAATCCCGCCCCTTCCAGTTTCTTTCCGTACTCAACAATAGACTTCCTTTCCTTTTCTAATATCATAACATCTCTCCTAATATCCCAGTTCTCTTCTGTTGACAACTCTTCCGTATGTTCCGCTTTCCACCATATGATCGATCTCTTTCATCAGCAGATACGGTGATCTAGGAATCGCATCCACCGTTGTGCCTGCCAGATGGGGTGTTACCAGAACATTTTTACATTGTAGCAGAGGATCCTCTTTCTCGATCGGCTCTGTCTCAAAAACATCCAGCGCTGCCCCGAGGATTTCTCCATTTTTTAATGCTTCAGCTAATGCCTTCTGATCTGCCAGGCCCCCTCTGGCTGTGTTGATAAAATATGCCGTCTTTTTCATCTTACGGAAATAATCTCTGCCGAAAAAGGCCTGGTTTTCCCTGGTCAAACGCATATGCAGACTTACAATATCTGATACTTCTAATACTTCGTCGATGGATTCCGCAATTTTAATATCTGGAAATTGTTTTGAAAATTCCTTTAAGTCCATGTACGGATCATACATAACCACCTGTACATCAAGTGCCCTCAGTTTCCCTGCCAATGCACTGCCAACGTTCCCGGCACCGAGCAGTCCGACCACATGCTGGTCTAATGTCTTAAAGTGATCTGAATTATAAAATGTCTTTTTCCACCGCCCTGCTTTTAATGCACAAAAGGAATCTGATATTCCCCTTGTGACCGAAAGCATCAGACCAAGGGCAAAGTCCGCCACCGGTTCTGCATTCCGGATGACATTCACCACCGGAATCTTACTTTTTGACGCTTCCTCCACACAGATGTGTTCCAGCCCTCCCCTGCATGTAAAAATTGCTTTTAATCTGGATGCTTTTTGAATAAGTTCTTTTGGTACCGGGCAAAAATGCGTCACCAGGACCTCAATGGATCCGATGTCCTGTTTCAATTCCGGCACATAAGGGACTGCATCCGGGCCTTCCCGCTCAATATGTTGCTGTCGTCTTGTAAATTCCTGCCGGTCATGGCTTCCCCAAAAGTATTTTTTTATTTCAGAGGTCCGGAGGCTGCTGTTTTCCAACGCATCCGCCATATCTTCAGGGTCAACAAAAACATCTCCTATCACTGCAGCTTTCACCGGATGCAAAAATAGTTCTTTCATAAATAATCACTCCTTGGAATAGTTTTCTGCGCAACTCTCCATCCAGTCGGTAAATCTTCCTCTGTTCTTTTTAAATATATAATACAGAACAAAATACACAGAGACTGCCACAGCGATTAAAATAGGATTCTGGCTCCAAAATACATAAAACAAGCCTGCAATCAGTGGATGACACATGATCCCGAAACTGGTAATAAAAACTCCGGTCTGGTCAAGCTGGAATCCAGCTTTTAACGCAACCTCTGTAAATGTAGGTGCAAGCTGTGAACAGATCACCATTCCCAGGCTGAACCATATGGCTCCCATAACAATGGTCTTGGCTATATTTCCATTGGACACGCAGCAGAACACTTCGATCATATATGGCAGGGCAACCAGATCCGCCATTGGAAGCACTTGATTTCCCGGCAGGACAAAAGCCAGACCTAACATGATCGGTATCAGGATTACACCTGCAACCAGAGTATTGGGTTCTCCATAGCCGACTGCATCATTGACAGACAGATACCATTCACGCCCCTCCCCTTTCTGTACCGCCTTTTGTTTGTATGCGTCTGTGAGACTGGTGAATGCATTGGCAAAGATACCCGCCACCTTCGGAAAAACTGCCATGATCGCTGCCGTGGACACTGCCGCCGATGAAATCGTTCCCCACGCCTGTAATGTGCCCAGAGCATTAAAGTTTCCTATGACCGCGATCACCGCTCCGACGATCAGCCCGATAAACATGGGCTCACCGAACAGTCCCAGTTTTTTTTGCAGACTTTGGGCATTGATTTTGATCTTGTCAAATCCTAGTTTTCCGAGAAGCAGATTCATGCCCACCGCAAACGGAAAGGATTCCAAATGGTGGGGTGCCGTCATACAGCAGTTAGGATATTGATAGTAGGTAGACCACCGCTTTGCGCATGCCTCAGAGAACAACAGTATATAAAGCAGCTGGGCCACCATGAGTCCCAAGGACAGCCAGAGATTCTTTGTCAGTATGTATAACATGGATCCCCATACCATAAAGGAATAATTATTCCACAGGTCGGAAGCCATAAAGACGTCCGTCCATTTTGTCACAAAGAGAACGATCTGTATTAAAATTGCGATCCCGATAAAAATCAGCCCTATATTTGTGGAGTATGCAATGACCGATGTGGACTGCCATCCCATATCCAGCACCGGCAGATTCACACCGGCATTCTTGACCATCTGGTTCACCACCGGTGAGATCACACCGCTGTAGCTGTTGATGACCAGATTAAATCCTGTCAGTCCGACGGCACATAACAGCGCGGATTTGAATGCTTTGTTAAAAGGCAGTCCCATAATCTTGGCGATGATAAAAAGCATGACCGGAACAAAAACCGCAGCGCCCAGAGTTGAAAATACATTACTTAATGTTTGAAAAAAAGCTGCCATATTGATATCCTTTCTTTTCTAAAAATTTCGTTATTTGTTGTCCAAGATCTTCAGACATTCCTCTATTACCTGATTTTCCGACATCCCCGTGAGCATGCCGACCGCATTGACTTTCGGTATGCCAAAGTCTTGATACACCGGGCTTACGCACGCGATCAGATCATAGGTGTCACCGGAGAGCGCTGTCTCAACACCGTTGGGACTCGTCTCCACCGCATGCACTTCCCATCCTCTTTCGTTCAGCTGCTCCGTGATCTTCCCCGCCACCATGGCAGAACTCACTGTTCCCGATCCGCACACGCATAAAATTTTACATTTTTTCATCTATGATACTCCTTTCTTTTATCAATCCTCATTCACCGATATATTTTGCTGCCACCTGATAAAGTTGCTCCGCATCCTGGGCATCTTTGAATTTCTTCGCAATCTCCGCGTTTTGAAATACTTTCAGCACTTTTTGCAATGTTTCCATATGTTCATCCGGGTTTAAGATCGCCATCATAAACAGCAGCTCCGCCTCTACCTGTTTTTCAGGCTCTCCCATATGGCAGAATGTTACCGGCCGTGAAAGCTTTACGACACATACCCCCGATCTGGACACATGCGGCGGATCTGTGTGAGGCATTGCCACCCCGATGCCGTCCAGCTGCAGTCCTGTGGGGAATCTTTCTTCCCTCGCCACCACTGCGTCAACATAACTGTCTTTGACAAAACCATTTTCATAAAATAATGCCCCGGCTTTTCTGATTGCCTCCTCTGAATCCCGCGCTTCCATATTCACCGCGGTCAGCTCCCTGAATACTGTCTGCATTCTTTTTCCTTTCTTCCATGTCCTGGTGTATAATTTTATCTTTCCAAATCTTTATTCCTTATGTTATATTTAACTTAACAACGAAACCTGATGTATGGTTTCATTTCAGAAAGGAATTATAAATGGAAAATCACAACGATTTGCTCGTCCATATATCTCAGCTCTATTATCAACAAAACTTAAGCCAGAATGAAATTGCCAAGATCATCGGTATTTCCCGCCCCACAGTGTCAAGACTTCTCGACGAAGCGCGCCAGACCGGCGTTGTGGAAATCATTGTCCATGACCCCATACGCAAAAATCCCGATCTCTCCATTGAGGTCCGCAAAAAATTTGATCTGCGGGAGGCAGTGATCATCTCCGGGAATTTCAAGCATGATATCGCCATGGAACGCTGTGCGCAGGTTGCCGCCCAATTTCTGTCCGGCATACTGGAGAACAATATGTCCATAGGATTTTCATGGGGACGTGCCATCACCGCTGTATGCAATGCCATCAAACCAAAAGAATATTACAATGTGACCGTGGCACAGATGGCAGGATGCCTGGCAACCGGCAATCCACACCTAGACGGTATGGAACTTGCCATGGATGTGGCAAGAAAGTTCAACGGCACATATACAAATGTGGTCTCTCCTGTATTCGTAGACCATCTGCTGGTCCAGAATGCTCTTCTGGCCACACCGCAGATTAAAAAGGCTCTTGATATCGCTTCCAATCTTGACATTGCCCTCACTGGAGTGGGTACATTCAATGACAAAAACAGCACATTGCTGCTCTCCGACTGCTCCACGGAGGAAGAACGGGCAGAAGCTATCCAAAACGGCGCCGTAGGCCACATCCTCGCACGCTTCATCGACAAAGACGGAAAAGAAGTCTTCTTTCCGAACCATTATCCAATCACAGTACCTCTGGATGCACTGAAAGTCCCAAAATGGTCCATCGGGATAGTGGTCACCTCACAAAAAGCAGAAGCCACCCTTGCAGCCATACGAGGCGGTTATATCAACAGCTTGATTGCCGATGAACCTCTGGCTCTGGAATTATTGAAATTAGCCGAGACATTAGAATGATGCTATTCTAATGTCTTATCTATATATATCACCCCTTTCGCCCCTTCTCCCCGGACCGCTTTTTCAAATCCTTCTTTCCAATTCTTTAGGGATACCATAGCAGTCACCATATATTCCGGAACAATTTTGCCCTCTGCAAGCATCTGGATCGATGTTCTCCAAGAACTCGGTTTTTGGCTTCTGGATCCCACATAGACAATCTCTTTGTTCAGGATCAGATCAGCCCGTATCGCTTCCTTTGCATTGGGAAAGACCCCCATCTGAACTACAGTTCCTTTTCTCTTCACAAGCTCCAGCGCCTTGTTTAAGGCCGGCACCGCCCCGGAACATTCAAAACATTGATCCGCCCCATCTCCTTTGGTCATTTTCATGACGATGTCATTCAAATCTTCTTTCGTCTGGTCAACCGTGCGGTCAATCCCGGACTTAGCGGCAATTTCAAACCTTTCCCTGTCGTTGGGCAGCCCTGCCATGATGACAGATGCGCCGCATCCCTTCGCAACCTGTGATACCATCTGGCCGATTGCTCCGGCACCGAATACCACACATACATCCCCCTTTCCTACATTCCCTTTTTCTATCACTGCATGAACTCCGCAGGCCAGTGGTTCAGTCAGAGAAGCGGATAATAAACTCACATGATCCGGCAGAACATGCACACTTTCTTCCCTGCTCAGCAAAAATTCTGCCATAGATCCATTTACCTGGGTTCCCAGCCCCTGCCGTTCTCTGCACAAATTATAATCTTTGCTTTTACACATAGCACAGGTACCGCAGGTTTTATATGTAGTTTCACTGGTTACCCTGTCACCGATTTTGACTTTTGTTACATCCGGTCCCACTGCCGTGACGATCCCCGAGAACTCATGACCGAGG
Coding sequences within:
- a CDS encoding PTS galactitol transporter subunit IIC produces the protein MAAFFQTLSNVFSTLGAAVFVPVMLFIIAKIMGLPFNKAFKSALLCAVGLTGFNLVINSYSGVISPVVNQMVKNAGVNLPVLDMGWQSTSVIAYSTNIGLIFIGIAILIQIVLFVTKWTDVFMASDLWNNYSFMVWGSMLYILTKNLWLSLGLMVAQLLYILLFSEACAKRWSTYYQYPNCCMTAPHHLESFPFAVGMNLLLGKLGFDKIKINAQSLQKKLGLFGEPMFIGLIVGAVIAVIGNFNALGTLQAWGTISSAAVSTAAIMAVFPKVAGIFANAFTSLTDAYKQKAVQKGEGREWYLSVNDAVGYGEPNTLVAGVILIPIMLGLAFVLPGNQVLPMADLVALPYMIEVFCCVSNGNIAKTIVMGAIWFSLGMVICSQLAPTFTEVALKAGFQLDQTGVFITSFGIMCHPLIAGLFYVFWSQNPILIAVAVSVYFVLYYIFKKNRGRFTDWMESCAENYSKE
- a CDS encoding PTS sugar transporter subunit IIB, encoding MKKCKILCVCGSGTVSSAMVAGKITEQLNERGWEVHAVETSPNGVETALSGDTYDLIACVSPVYQDFGIPKVNAVGMLTGMSENQVIEECLKILDNK
- a CDS encoding zinc-binding dehydrogenase, which gives rise to MKAVVKTADGFDKMEYQEIDEPAAVNDLVKIKVAYSGICGTDLHAYKGEYPSTRTPVILGHEFSGIVTAVGPDVTKVKIGDRVTSETTYKTCGTCAMCKSKDYNLCRERQGLGTQVNGSMAEFLLSREESVHVLPDHVSLLSASLTEPLACGVHAVIEKGNVGKGDVCVVFGAGAIGQMVSQVAKGCGASVIMAGLPNDRERFEIAAKSGIDRTVDQTKEDLNDIVMKMTKGDGADQCFECSGAVPALNKALELVKRKGTVVQMGVFPNAKEAIRADLILNKEIVYVGSRSQKPSSWRTSIQMLAEGKIVPEYMVTAMVSLKNWKEGFEKAVRGEGAKGVIYIDKTLE
- a CDS encoding sugar-binding transcriptional regulator, with the protein product MENHNDLLVHISQLYYQQNLSQNEIAKIIGISRPTVSRLLDEARQTGVVEIIVHDPIRKNPDLSIEVRKKFDLREAVIISGNFKHDIAMERCAQVAAQFLSGILENNMSIGFSWGRAITAVCNAIKPKEYYNVTVAQMAGCLATGNPHLDGMELAMDVARKFNGTYTNVVSPVFVDHLLVQNALLATPQIKKALDIASNLDIALTGVGTFNDKNSTLLLSDCSTEEERAEAIQNGAVGHILARFIDKDGKEVFFPNHYPITVPLDALKVPKWSIGIVVTSQKAEATLAAIRGGYINSLIADEPLALELLKLAETLE
- a CDS encoding PTS sugar transporter subunit IIA translates to MQTVFRELTAVNMEARDSEEAIRKAGALFYENGFVKDSYVDAVVAREERFPTGLQLDGIGVAMPHTDPPHVSRSGVCVVKLSRPVTFCHMGEPEKQVEAELLFMMAILNPDEHMETLQKVLKVFQNAEIAKKFKDAQDAEQLYQVAAKYIGE